The proteins below come from a single Magallana gigas chromosome 10, xbMagGiga1.1, whole genome shotgun sequence genomic window:
- the LOC105345519 gene encoding uncharacterized protein, protein MALFVFNWTKRGYIMAVLSLVLLVLAAQHREYFLCEEKQLSSFEKFCVWLGVMEKPKPCPGIEDMYSMAMEMGQATAAVVASSFVPLVLKGTCSLLGWGIRLIKRIPKAIQGGLQSVKGIPRFLKGSLPSANEIPLTIKGIPKSAKESFRFIKGQMRFGRRSLKAFKKDPTKYKYFFFRNAYGQRKLVMIMREGDKFKEIFVQNPRTKKMECVLSYPRES, encoded by the exons atggCTCTCTTTGTTTTTAATTGGACAAAGAGAGGATACATCATGGCTGTGTTGTCTCTAGTCCTTCTGGTGCTTGCGGCCCAACACCGGGAATACTTCCTCTG CGAGGAAAAACAACTGAGCTCGTTTGAGAAGTTTTGCGTGTGGCTGGGTGTGATGGAAAAGCCCAAACCCTGCCCGGGAATAGAGGATATGTACTCC ATGGCTATGGAAATGGGACAAGCTACTGCGGCTGTAGTAGCTAGCAGCTTCGTACCATTGGTCTTGAAGGGGACTTGCTCGCTTTTGGGATGGGGGATCAGGCTCATCAAAAGAATCCCCAAAGCCATTCAAGGAGGACTGCAGTCAGTCAAAGGAATCCCGCGGTTCTTGAAAGGAAGCTTGCCGTCTGCCAATGAAATCCCTCTAACCATCAAAGGCATCCCTAAATCTGCCAAAGAAAGCTTCCGGTTCATTaaag GTCAAATGCGGTTCGGAAGACGTTCTCTGAAAGCGTTCAAGAAAGATCCAACAAAATACAAGTATTTCTT CTTCCGTAATGCTTACGGTCAGCGAAAACTCGTCATGATCATGAGAGAGGGGGATAAATTCAAGGAGATCTTTGTTCAGAATCCCCgaacaaagaaaatggaatgCGTCCTCTCCTATCCCAGGGAGTCCTGA